Genomic segment of Arachis hypogaea cultivar Tifrunner chromosome 16, arahy.Tifrunner.gnm2.J5K5, whole genome shotgun sequence:
AGTTCAGAAAACACTTCTCGAAAATGCCTAGCAACACCTTTGAAAGTGCGCTCTATTGATTCATCCTTCCGTTGATCAAGTACAGATATTAGCTCTCTAATTTTCTGCAATTACTCAATACCAGTGACAGAGAACTAAAATAATTTAGTGATGCTGTATAGACCAGtgtcaaaaaaaaaatgcaaaagctGGGTTTGGATGTTTCACATTCAAAATGAACCTTAGTACTGGAATACAACTCccataagaaaataaaagcagtcaaaaatataaaaagggaaaaaatttaTTTCATATATATGCAAGTGGTTAACAACACCTTTTTCATGGACAAATCAAAATATCACCACCATTTTCAGggagaaataaaaatatcaacAATCAGATGCCATGAAAGATCAGTTGTACCAAATCTTTCAGATGCTATAGTGCAGAACAGGAACTAGCAATGTATATCAAGCATTTAGCTGTCAGGTAATCACCCACCTTAATGTGAATTATAAAGAACcatttcaaccaaaaggccagACAATTACCTCATCTCCTGCATCAAGTTCAGCTTGCCTTTTCTGAAGTTCCTCTCGTTGTTCTGTAAAATTTATATACCGGTCAAGCGCTTTCTTGTTTACATGACTGAACTGCTGCAGTTGATCATGGCACCTGTGCAACGCTTTATGCAATTCTTTGATATTCCTCCTTTTGTACCTAAGAAGGTGCAATAAAGTTAGCTAAAACAAAACTATAGAAATAATGACAAACTGCAAGGAAATAACCTATGACTGTAACATCACATATCTTCTGCATTATTTAAAATATGGCAGATTTCTTGatcatttaaaagaaaattaaaaaaataaaataaaaactttatttatgtcccaaaattgaaataaaaaagaaatgatcATCAAGAAAAGCCTTACGTCTCAAATGCATCTGATGTCAATGGGCCAGTTCCCTTATTTTCTTTGTATATTCCTCTTCTTTagcagaatatatatttttttactcacCTTAAGTACATTGCATTTCTCAGTAACAAAATAATGAAGAATTAATCacaatattttttctcttaaaagTTTAAAGATCTTTTTGGTATGAGAAACATACCAGGGCATTCAACAACTTCTTTACTAAACCCATACCTATTGAACAATGTACCCAGCCAACACAAAAATCAGATCTAGTATTGCACAGCCATTCAAAAGACACTTAAATGTATGTATCACacaaatatacaatttaaaggtTTTTTATCATCAAGTTGTATCAAAACTCAAGTATTCTGTATCAAAAGCTAATTGATAGACAAATTTTGAATTGTGTCCGCGCTTACATTACTAGAAGAGATTGTGGCCTTTTGATGCCAAGTCGGAATTCCTGTCACTGGATCCTAAAATCACCAAAAAATCAATAATGGAAGTTCCTGTGGAAATcaccaaataaataaaataactaagcaCACTCAATCCACAAATCAAAGAGAAAAGAAGGAGACTAAGtaattatagatatttaattaatagttttaattaattaattaattaattacctggTGCTTGTATATTCATAAAGCTTGCCAGTGTTGTAGAACACAATCAATCCAACTTCAGCATCAGAGAGAATGGATAATTCTTTACCTTTCTTCAGCAATCAATTTCTTCTCTTCGAAATGTTACTTGCCGGCTCGTTGAATTGTCGATCCTTCGAATCCCAATCTTTCCTCGCCCCATCGCAATCAATTTTAGGGTTCCTACCTCCTCAAATTAAACATCTCCTTTAATTTGACCTGCTAGATCACGAGTCAACAAattcattaagattaattagCTATTCAACTCTCACGGAGCTAATTGGATTAAAACTTCTACAGATTTGAAGAGAGAATTAGTTCATTTTTACTAAACTCAGACTCTTCCGATTTGAAGAGATTTGAAGAATCAGCTACAACTATGAAAATCAAACCCTAGGAATTTGAAGAGAATCACCTATGATTTCAAATCTTACCTTACTGGAATGAGATTGAGTCTGCGATTGAATCATGCATGAGATCGACGAGGCAGAGCGAGAGATCGAGAAgaggcaaaaaaaaaattgaggaagTAGAACAAGATCGAGAGATTCAGAGAACTGAGATATTGAGGAGGCAGAGCGAAATTGAAAAATTCAGAGCACTGAGAATGAGACTGAGAGTGATGGTGGATTCGATTTCAGAGtactaagaattttttttatttatgaaattaggAATAGGTGACAGTTTTtgtaaactttttataaaaattaaactcatttactaacattttattaaaaatgttacttaatatttaattttattataattactaacattttaataaatgttaaaagATAAATGTTACTAAATGTGTGAAATGTAGTAGTGGCAAGAAGGAGATGATAATCGGtaaaaacatagaattgagcaatcgaatcctcaccggatgtgtataagctctaatcgctcaagtgtatagggttgattctctcaattctcttctaatcttgttttctaagatttgtttttcatctaacaatcaacaattattcaatgcatacatacaaacatcatgagggcttttcaagggttgtaacgAAGCTAGgataaaggtaaggatgcatatggtcaagtgagattgaaatttgaatctttgattaacttaaacttccaacctaacctatgacaacctatttaACTCTAATGCAAAACTAGCTACCCgttattcactttttcacacattaatgtattctttttaattcacatcccatatgcattgttctTATTAATTTTCTTGGAGCATTTTATCTctcctttttattgttttctttttccctttttctttttttctcttctttttatatttttttcattccatttttttcaataacataatatatacaaaatgattaatgcatatggtttgacattcaatgcatgagtatgtacccaaacttccaagatttttaatgaaaactcaaaaatacacttttatctcaaccaatATTCCCAAACTTTTcacacttaaatgatacacactctcactagcctaagctaatcaaagatccaaattaaggacatttattatttttcacttagggatagtgatgtgctaaaattaagaacaacatGGATTAAACAGGCCCAAAAATAGTTAACAAATGTGGATAaaagggtaaggctatttggataGTGAGGTCAAATAAAATAAAGGCTTCAATcgtataaatgcattcatacacaaaatataatggacataaaaaattaaacaaatcaaatattataatcatagagagagaataacacacaagaagaaaaatagtggttatatgatataACCACACATTAAAAGTTCAAAACTCATATGGTTGTGTGTTCTTggctcaaaaacatgttccacattatataattcaagcaagtttcaatgaaaaattattttaatggtaaattccttgaaaaattttattattttgactaagcttattatatatatgcaaaccaagaaaatgcaactaaaaattctaaaagacctagtaataaaagaaaaataaatgaaatgtgAAAGTGTTTAGATTAGAAATTTTTCACCCAAAAATCGATTGATTGGTCGGATGACTTCCCC
This window contains:
- the LOC112754687 gene encoding structural maintenance of chromosomes protein 3 isoform X2, whose amino-acid sequence is MYKRRNIKELHKALHRCHDQLQQFSHVNKKALDRYINFTEQREELQKRQAELDAGDEKIRELISVLDQRKDESIERTFKGVARHFREVFSELVPRGHGHLVMMKKKDGGHDDDEDDEDGPRKANPKGRVEKYIGVKVKASVQIFCLMCIR
- the LOC112754687 gene encoding structural maintenance of chromosomes protein 3 isoform X1 translates to MYKRRNIKELHKALHRCHDQLQQFSHVNKKALDRYINFTEQREELQKRQAELDAGDEKIRELISVLDQRKDESIERTFKGVARHFREVFSELVPRGHGHLVMMKKKDGGHDDDEDDEDGPRKANPKGRVEKYIGVKVKVNLVDWFEGIVISHHSDELVKRINTFF
- the LOC112754687 gene encoding structural maintenance of chromosomes protein 3 isoform X3; this encodes MYKRRNIKELHKALHRCHDQLQQFSHVNKKALDRYINFTEQREELQKRQAELDAGDEKIRELISVLDQRKDESIERTFKGVARHFREVFSELVPRGHGHLVMMKKKDGGHDDDEDDEDGPRKANPKGRVEKYIGVKVKASAFLLCPFYL